In a genomic window of Pseudomonas oryzihabitans:
- a CDS encoding septal ring lytic transglycosylase RlpA family protein: MHRIHRAGLLSLALLFAGCASHDRFPPTLSSSAAHDYHDVGVASFYSKWHAGRRTASGEKYDPNALTAAHRTLPFGTRVQVTNLDNGRSVIVRINDRGPTVHRRLIDLSRSAADRLDMVADGTAKVSIYSLN, encoded by the coding sequence ATGCATCGTATCCACCGGGCCGGACTGCTGTCACTGGCCCTGCTGTTCGCCGGCTGCGCCAGCCATGACCGCTTCCCGCCCACGCTCTCCTCCAGCGCCGCCCACGATTATCACGACGTCGGCGTGGCGTCCTTCTACTCCAAATGGCACGCCGGACGTCGCACCGCCAGCGGCGAGAAATACGATCCCAACGCCCTCACCGCCGCCCATCGCACCCTGCCCTTCGGCACCCGCGTCCAGGTTACCAACCTGGATAACGGTCGCAGCGTCATCGTCCGTATCAATGATCGCGGCCCTACGGTGCATCGGCGCCTGATCGACCTGTCGCGCAGCGCAGCCGATCGCCTCGACATGGTGGCCGACGGTACGGCGAAGGTCAGCATCTACAGTCTCAATTGA
- a CDS encoding alginate lyase family protein, producing the protein MTAAVLFLALAATPGSATCLAANPPSAVALVRAASNPPAPGPQALPVIHTEGTLPHTGSHDQSAAAVRDFSYMLDLALAWRDAHDAAALTRLAGYFDAWAQTYRPSFDPIDETSLGNLIVAYRLAAADLPKATAQRTRVFIEQLARGYLDWMEAHRGDARGVWSNNWQSHRVKLAVLAASALNDEALFARVRMAFVAQLSANVRPDGEVLDFTQRDALHYVVYDLEPLVLAAAVAQGRGENWLRLPGREGQTLAAALDWLLPYAQGQRSHEEFQHSTVRFDAQRAQAGLPGFSGPWDPVSAKALYWSASLLDPGYTAIARRLASAPPRWLWAYAPPCRH; encoded by the coding sequence ATGACCGCAGCCGTCCTGTTTCTCGCGCTCGCCGCAACACCGGGAAGCGCGACCTGCCTGGCGGCAAATCCGCCCTCGGCGGTCGCGCTGGTACGGGCGGCCAGCAACCCTCCGGCGCCAGGCCCCCAGGCGCTGCCGGTCATCCATACCGAGGGGACCTTGCCCCACACCGGCAGCCACGATCAGTCTGCCGCGGCCGTGCGCGATTTCAGTTACATGCTGGATCTGGCATTGGCTTGGCGGGACGCCCATGATGCCGCGGCTTTGACGCGGCTGGCGGGCTACTTCGATGCCTGGGCGCAGACGTATCGACCGAGCTTCGATCCCATCGACGAGACGAGTCTCGGCAATCTAATCGTTGCCTATCGGCTGGCGGCGGCTGATCTTCCCAAGGCGACGGCCCAGCGCACGCGCGTCTTCATCGAGCAACTGGCGCGTGGTTATCTGGACTGGATGGAGGCCCATCGCGGCGATGCCCGTGGCGTCTGGAGCAACAATTGGCAGAGCCATAGGGTCAAGCTGGCCGTGCTGGCGGCCAGCGCCCTGAATGACGAGGCGCTGTTCGCCCGGGTCCGCATGGCCTTCGTGGCCCAGCTGTCGGCCAACGTAAGGCCCGATGGCGAGGTACTCGACTTCACTCAGCGCGATGCCCTGCACTATGTCGTCTATGACCTCGAACCCCTGGTGCTGGCCGCGGCGGTCGCTCAGGGGCGGGGCGAGAATTGGTTGCGGCTGCCGGGGCGGGAAGGCCAAACCCTGGCCGCGGCGCTCGATTGGCTATTGCCCTATGCGCAAGGGCAGCGCAGCCATGAGGAATTCCAGCATTCGACGGTGCGCTTCGATGCCCAGCGCGCCCAGGCCGGACTACCTGGTTTTTCCGGTCCCTGGGATCCGGTGAGTGCCAAGGCCCTGTACTGGTCGGCCAGTCTGCTCGACCCTGGCTATACCGCTATTGCCAGACGTCTTGCCTCCGCACCGCCGCGTTGGCTGTGGGCCTATGCCCCGCCTTGTCGGCACTAG
- the kdgD gene encoding 5-dehydro-4-deoxyglucarate dehydratase, translated as MTPQELKHVLSSGLLSFPLTDFDAQGDFRPDTYAKRLEWLAPYGATALFAAGGTGEFFSLEASEYRSIIKTAVDTCQGSVPILAGVGGSTRQAIAYAQEAERLGAKGLLLLPHYLTEASQDGVAAHVEAVCKSVKIGVVVYNRNVCRLQPQHLEQLAERCPNLIGYKDGLGDIELMVAIRRRLGDRFSYLGGLPTAEVYAAAYKALGVPVYSSAVFNFIPKTAVQFYEAIARDDHETVGKLIDDFFLPYLEIRNRCAGYAVSIVKAGARIAGYDAGPVRTPLTDLKQDEYERLAALMDKLGPQ; from the coding sequence ATGACTCCACAAGAACTCAAACACGTCCTCTCTTCCGGTCTGCTGTCCTTCCCGCTGACCGACTTCGATGCTCAAGGCGACTTCCGCCCCGATACCTATGCCAAGCGCCTGGAGTGGCTGGCTCCCTATGGCGCCACCGCGCTGTTCGCCGCCGGTGGCACCGGGGAATTCTTCTCGCTGGAAGCCAGTGAATACCGCAGCATCATCAAGACCGCGGTGGACACCTGCCAGGGCAGCGTGCCGATCCTGGCCGGTGTCGGCGGCTCCACGCGTCAGGCCATCGCCTATGCCCAGGAGGCCGAGCGGCTGGGCGCCAAAGGCCTGCTGCTGTTGCCGCATTACCTGACCGAAGCCAGCCAGGACGGTGTCGCCGCCCATGTCGAAGCCGTCTGTAAATCGGTCAAGATCGGCGTGGTCGTCTACAACCGCAACGTCTGCCGCCTGCAGCCCCAGCACCTGGAGCAACTGGCCGAGCGCTGCCCCAACCTGATCGGCTACAAGGACGGCCTGGGCGACATCGAACTCATGGTCGCTATCCGTCGTCGGCTGGGCGATCGCTTCAGCTACTTGGGCGGCCTGCCCACCGCCGAGGTCTATGCCGCCGCCTACAAGGCATTGGGTGTACCGGTCTATTCCTCGGCCGTGTTCAACTTCATTCCCAAGACCGCCGTGCAGTTCTACGAAGCCATCGCCCGTGACGATCACGAGACCGTCGGCAAGTTGATCGACGACTTCTTCCTGCCCTACCTGGAGATCCGCAACCGCTGCGCCGGCTACGCCGTGAGCATCGTCAAGGCGGGCGCCAGGATCGCAGGCTACGACGCCGGTCCGGTGCGTACCCCGCTGACCGATCTCAAGCAGGACGAGTACGAGCGGCTGGCGGCGCTGATGGACAAGCTCGGCCCGCAGTAA
- a CDS encoding FadR/GntR family transcriptional regulator, producing MSAPIFSRPRKRPRSLAEEVVMVLIEQISEGQFQPGDKLPTESAIMQAQGVSRTVVREAISRLQAGGYVETRHGIGTFVLERRAESPLLIDPATIITLKDVLAMLELRISLEVEAAGLAAQRRSEEQLRAMWSLLETMRNGVEQPDRAVSADLELHLLIASSTGNRYFSDIMSYLGTVLIPRTRLNSAYLAHDDQQRYQTRLDAEHEAIVQAIEEGDVEAARSTMRLHLSNSRERLRRAHEEMERQVEEV from the coding sequence ATGTCTGCACCCATTTTTTCCCGCCCCCGTAAAAGACCACGCAGCCTGGCTGAAGAAGTTGTTATGGTGCTGATCGAGCAGATCAGCGAGGGTCAATTTCAGCCGGGCGACAAGCTGCCTACAGAGTCGGCCATCATGCAAGCTCAAGGCGTAAGTCGTACGGTTGTGCGGGAAGCCATCTCTCGGCTGCAGGCCGGTGGTTACGTGGAAACGCGGCACGGTATCGGCACCTTCGTGCTGGAGCGGCGTGCCGAGTCGCCGCTGCTGATCGATCCCGCCACCATCATTACCCTCAAGGATGTCCTGGCGATGCTCGAATTGCGCATCAGCCTGGAGGTCGAGGCGGCCGGTCTTGCTGCGCAGCGCCGTTCCGAGGAGCAGCTGCGCGCCATGTGGAGCCTGCTGGAGACCATGCGCAATGGCGTTGAGCAACCGGATCGTGCGGTAAGCGCCGATCTGGAATTGCATTTGCTGATCGCCAGCTCCACGGGTAACCGCTATTTCAGCGACATCATGAGCTATCTGGGCACGGTGCTCATTCCCCGTACCCGACTCAACTCCGCCTACCTGGCGCACGATGACCAGCAACGCTATCAGACGCGCCTGGATGCCGAGCATGAGGCCATCGTCCAGGCCATCGAAGAGGGTGATGTGGAAGCGGCCCGTTCGACCATGCGTCTGCACCTGAGCAACAGTCGCGAGCGTCTGCGACGTGCCCACGAAGAGATGGAACGGCAAGTCGAAGAGGTCTAG
- a CDS encoding ABC transporter ATP-binding protein/permease: protein MSESAVPVPSVYGASRGHFLARVWALITPYWRSEEKGKAWLLLGVVIALSLAGVGLSVALNTWYRYFYDALQTRDLAAFIRLMLYFCGLAATAILLAVYRLYLTQALTINWRRWLTEKHFGLWLSDRNYYQLEREGGADNPDQRLTEDIRDFAETTLSLGLGFIRTVVSLVSFSVILFGISGDITLFGITIPAYMFWAALIYATVGTWLTHLIGRRLIGLYNQQQRYEADLRFGLIRVREKAESVALFRGEANEHRRLLDRFGYVWGNYHLVMNYTKRLTFFTAGYSQIAIIAGFVLAAPRYFSGKIQLGDLMQINSAFGNVQESLSWFVDAYVSLASWRAISDRLLTFRETMAEFSQETDILVPRTSDSDLVLEGLTLGAAGRLLLHPTDLRIARGEHLLIEGASGSGKSTLLRALAGLWRQGQGGIAVPDGRQLFLPQQPYLPIGTLREALAYPQPVEAYSDERLVEVLQQCRLEHLCEHLDENRHWERTLSPGEQQRVALARALLYAPDWLFLDEASSALSEADERALYHRLLAENPGLTLISVGHRPSLRAYHRRYLLLEDQELRPRAVDDVS from the coding sequence ATGTCCGAATCCGCCGTACCCGTGCCCTCCGTCTACGGAGCTTCCCGCGGGCATTTCCTGGCCCGTGTCTGGGCGTTGATCACCCCCTACTGGCGCAGTGAAGAGAAGGGTAAGGCCTGGCTCCTGCTGGGCGTGGTCATCGCCCTGTCCCTGGCCGGCGTGGGCCTGTCGGTTGCCCTGAATACCTGGTATCGCTATTTCTACGATGCCCTGCAAACCCGCGATCTGGCCGCTTTCATCCGGCTGATGCTGTATTTCTGCGGCCTGGCGGCCACTGCCATCCTGCTGGCCGTGTACCGGCTCTACCTGACCCAGGCACTGACCATCAACTGGCGGCGTTGGTTGACCGAAAAGCACTTCGGCCTCTGGCTGTCCGATCGCAACTACTACCAGCTCGAACGCGAAGGCGGTGCCGACAACCCCGACCAGCGGCTGACCGAGGACATCCGCGACTTCGCCGAAACCACTCTGAGCCTGGGGCTGGGCTTCATTCGCACCGTGGTCAGTCTGGTGTCCTTCAGCGTCATCCTGTTCGGTATTTCCGGCGACATCACTCTGTTCGGCATCACCATCCCTGCCTATATGTTCTGGGCCGCGCTGATCTACGCCACCGTCGGCACCTGGCTCACCCACCTCATCGGGCGCCGGCTGATCGGGCTGTACAACCAGCAGCAGCGCTACGAAGCCGACCTGCGTTTCGGCCTGATCCGCGTCCGCGAGAAGGCCGAGAGCGTCGCCCTGTTCCGTGGCGAGGCCAACGAGCACCGGCGGCTGCTGGACCGCTTCGGCTATGTCTGGGGCAACTACCATCTGGTGATGAACTACACCAAGCGCTTGACCTTCTTCACCGCCGGCTACAGCCAGATCGCCATCATCGCCGGCTTCGTCCTGGCCGCGCCACGCTACTTCTCGGGCAAGATCCAGCTGGGTGACCTGATGCAGATCAACTCAGCCTTCGGCAACGTCCAGGAGAGCCTCAGCTGGTTCGTCGACGCCTATGTCAGCCTGGCCTCCTGGCGCGCCATCAGTGATCGTCTGCTGACCTTCCGCGAAACCATGGCCGAATTCAGCCAGGAGACTGACATCCTGGTGCCCCGTACCAGCGACAGTGACCTGGTGCTGGAAGGTCTCACCCTGGGCGCTGCCGGCCGCTTGCTGCTGCATCCCACCGACCTGCGCATCGCCCGTGGCGAACACCTGTTGATCGAGGGCGCCTCGGGTAGCGGCAAAAGTACCCTGCTGCGCGCCCTGGCCGGACTCTGGCGGCAAGGGCAGGGTGGTATCGCCGTGCCCGATGGGCGGCAACTGTTCCTGCCGCAACAGCCCTATCTCCCCATCGGCACCCTGCGCGAGGCGCTGGCCTATCCACAGCCAGTGGAAGCCTATTCCGACGAGCGCCTGGTGGAAGTGCTCCAGCAATGCCGCCTCGAGCACCTCTGCGAGCACCTGGACGAAAATCGTCATTGGGAGCGCACCCTGTCGCCGGGTGAGCAGCAGCGCGTAGCCCTGGCCCGGGCCCTGCTCTATGCGCCCGACTGGTTGTTCCTGGACGAAGCCAGTTCAGCGCTCAGCGAAGCGGATGAGCGAGCACTCTACCATCGGCTCCTGGCGGAGAATCCCGGCCTTACCTTGATAAGTGTCGGCCATCGTCCGAGCCTACGCGCCTATCATCGTCGATATCTATTGTTGGAGGATCAAGAGCTGCGCCCCAGAGCAGTGGATGACGTATCCTGA
- a CDS encoding response regulator transcription factor has protein sequence MTEDLNNGFDDQPHILLVDDDPTFTRVMARAMDRRGLRVSIADSAEEGLQLAKDDLPDYAVLDLKMEGDSGLVLLPKLLELHPEMRVVLLTGYSSIATAVEAIKRGATNYLCKPADADDVLAALLAQHADLDTLVPDNPMSVDRLQWEHIQRVLAEHEGNISATARALGMHRRTLQRKLQKRPVRR, from the coding sequence ATGACTGAAGACCTCAACAACGGTTTCGACGACCAGCCCCATATCCTGCTGGTCGATGACGATCCCACCTTCACCCGGGTCATGGCCCGGGCCATGGATCGCCGCGGCCTGCGCGTGTCCATCGCCGACAGCGCCGAAGAAGGCCTGCAACTGGCCAAGGACGACCTGCCGGACTACGCCGTGCTCGACCTGAAGATGGAAGGCGACTCCGGCCTGGTGCTCCTGCCCAAGCTGTTGGAGCTGCATCCGGAAATGCGCGTGGTGCTGCTGACCGGCTATTCCAGCATCGCCACCGCCGTGGAAGCCATCAAGCGCGGCGCCACCAACTATCTGTGCAAGCCGGCCGATGCCGACGACGTCCTGGCCGCCTTGCTGGCCCAGCACGCCGACCTCGACACCCTGGTGCCGGATAATCCCATGTCGGTGGATCGCCTGCAGTGGGAGCACATCCAGCGGGTGCTGGCGGAGCACGAGGGCAATATCTCGGCCACCGCCCGGGCCCTCGGCATGCACCGCCGGACCCTGCAGCGTAAGTTGCAGAAGCGCCCGGTCCGGCGCTGA
- a CDS encoding ATP-binding protein: protein MFSLPVQWLSANRQNLGRLVLIRVLVLAAQAGSVGIARLSGIVQLPWTALAITLGVSAVLCLFAALRLTRSWPVTEQEYAAHLGCDLAIHSALLYFAGGPTNPFASYYLVPLTIAAATLPWLYTLILAALTLTVFSLMLLSYEPLHLLVANDGAVLSYGMWLSFALSAAVITLFVARMATALREQESLQAQRREQAMRDQQLLAVATQAAGAAHELGTPLSTMSVLLKELQQEHADQPTLSEDLALLQAQVGQCKQTLQQLVRAAEADRRQTLQEQTVVEWLEATMDRWHLMRPEATYSFEVASLGAPPRLTPPVELTQALLNLLNNAADACPENLGLRLHWDARELCLSIRDHGAGVPLAIAEQLGKPFFTTKGKGFGLGLFLSQASVTRAGGTVKLYNHEEGGTLTELRLPRHYALA, encoded by the coding sequence ATGTTCTCCTTGCCCGTTCAATGGTTGTCTGCCAATCGCCAGAATCTTGGGCGTCTGGTACTCATTCGCGTGCTGGTCCTGGCCGCCCAGGCCGGCTCGGTGGGGATCGCCCGCTTGTCCGGCATCGTCCAATTGCCCTGGACCGCCTTGGCCATCACCCTGGGTGTCTCGGCGGTGCTCTGCCTGTTCGCCGCCCTGCGGCTGACGCGTTCCTGGCCGGTCACCGAGCAGGAATATGCCGCGCATCTGGGCTGTGATCTGGCCATCCACAGTGCGCTGCTGTATTTCGCCGGTGGGCCCACCAATCCCTTCGCTTCCTATTACCTGGTGCCCCTGACCATCGCCGCGGCGACACTGCCCTGGCTCTACACCCTGATACTGGCGGCCCTGACCCTTACCGTCTTCTCGCTGATGCTGCTTTCCTACGAGCCGTTGCATCTGCTGGTGGCCAACGATGGCGCCGTGCTGAGCTACGGCATGTGGTTGAGCTTCGCCCTGTCGGCAGCGGTCATTACCTTGTTCGTCGCGCGGATGGCCACCGCCCTGCGCGAGCAGGAGAGTCTGCAGGCCCAGCGCCGCGAGCAAGCCATGCGTGACCAGCAACTCCTGGCCGTGGCCACCCAGGCCGCCGGGGCCGCCCACGAACTGGGCACGCCGCTGTCCACCATGAGCGTCCTGCTCAAGGAGTTGCAGCAGGAACATGCGGATCAGCCGACCCTGAGCGAAGACCTGGCGCTGTTGCAGGCCCAGGTCGGCCAGTGCAAGCAGACCCTGCAGCAACTGGTACGCGCCGCCGAAGCTGATCGGCGCCAGACCCTGCAGGAGCAGACCGTCGTGGAGTGGCTGGAGGCGACCATGGATCGCTGGCACCTGATGCGACCGGAAGCCACCTACAGCTTCGAGGTGGCGAGCCTAGGCGCGCCGCCCCGGCTGACGCCCCCCGTCGAACTTACCCAGGCGCTGCTGAATCTACTCAACAACGCCGCCGATGCCTGCCCGGAGAACCTTGGCCTTCGCTTGCACTGGGATGCGCGTGAGCTGTGCCTGTCGATCCGCGACCACGGCGCCGGGGTGCCTCTGGCCATCGCCGAGCAGCTCGGCAAACCCTTCTTCACCACCAAGGGCAAGGGCTTCGGTCTGGGTCTGTTCCTCAGCCAGGCCAGCGTCACCCGCGCGGGTGGCACGGTCAAGCTCTACAATCATGAGGAAGGCGGCACCCTCACCGAATTGCGCCTGCCGCGGCACTACGCCCTGGCGTGA
- a CDS encoding SIMPL domain-containing protein (The SIMPL domain is named for its presence in mouse protein SIMPL (signalling molecule that associates with mouse pelle-like kinase). Bacterial member BP26, from Brucella, was shown to assemble into a channel-like structure, while YggE from E. coli has been associated with resistance to oxidative stress.), whose protein sequence is MTFPLRPFMLGAALFSAVVATTSQADEARYNQVSLRAEVSREIPRDRMQVMLYTESQGQDPAALASETTKTLNAALEQARKVADVSVSLGNRNTYPVYEDQGRAITAWRERGEVRLESADFAALSKLTGELLGNLKMGNLQFTIADGTRKQQEDALFKDAVAAFKARAQLATEALGGTGYRIVNLDLGTSGVPQPMPVLRMSAMKAAGDAVTPDVAPGTTTVEVAAGGTIQVQMP, encoded by the coding sequence ATGACCTTTCCCCTACGCCCGTTCATGCTGGGCGCCGCCCTGTTCAGCGCCGTCGTCGCCACCACGTCCCAAGCCGATGAGGCACGTTACAACCAGGTCAGCCTGAGGGCCGAGGTCAGCCGTGAGATACCGCGCGACCGCATGCAGGTCATGCTCTATACCGAGAGCCAAGGCCAGGACCCGGCGGCGCTCGCCAGCGAAACCACCAAGACCCTCAATGCCGCCCTGGAGCAGGCGCGCAAGGTAGCGGACGTGAGCGTTTCCTTAGGTAACCGCAACACCTACCCGGTCTACGAAGACCAGGGCCGCGCCATCACCGCTTGGCGCGAGCGCGGTGAAGTGCGCCTGGAAAGCGCGGATTTCGCTGCGCTGTCCAAGCTGACCGGTGAACTGCTCGGCAACCTGAAGATGGGCAACCTGCAATTCACCATCGCCGACGGTACCCGCAAGCAGCAGGAGGATGCGCTGTTCAAGGACGCCGTGGCCGCCTTCAAGGCTCGCGCCCAATTGGCTACCGAAGCCCTGGGCGGCACCGGCTATCGCATCGTCAACCTGGATCTAGGCACCAGTGGCGTGCCCCAACCAATGCCCGTGCTGCGCATGTCGGCGATGAAGGCTGCCGGTGATGCCGTGACGCCCGACGTGGCCCCTGGCACCACCACGGTCGAGGTCGCGGCAGGTGGTACCATCCAGGTACAAATGCCCTGA
- a CDS encoding ABC transporter substrate-binding protein has translation MHKKILAALIASSLLAGAPLAQAANLVFCSEGSPAGFDPAQYTTSTDWDASAETVFNELVQFERGGTQVKPGLAESWDISPDNKTYTFHLRPGVKFHTTDYFKPTRDFNADDVVFTFKRMLDKNQPFRKAYPTEFPYFTDMGLDKNIQSVEKVDDHTVRIHLKDVDAAFLQNVAMPFAVILSAEYADQLLKQGKAAEINQKPIGTGPFVFSRYQKDAVIRFKANPDYWDKADGPKVDNLIFSINTDPSVRIQKLKAGECQITAYPRPADLEGLKKDPSLKMPSQPGFNEGWVGFNVKHAPLDKVEVRQALDMAINKKAIIDTVYQGAGQEAVNAMPPTQWSYDTSIKAVPYDPAKAKALLEKAGVKEGTEITLWAMPVQRPYNPNARLMAEMIQQDWAKVGIKAKIVSYEWGEYIKRAHNGEQDALLIGWSGDNGDPDNWLGTNFGCDAVGGNNFSMWCYKPYEDLIQAAKRTTDQAKRTELYQQAQQIIMQQRPLAPIAHSTIYMPMRKEVEGFKISPFGLNQFYGVSVSK, from the coding sequence ATGCACAAAAAAATACTCGCTGCCCTGATCGCTTCCAGCCTGCTGGCCGGAGCACCCCTGGCCCAGGCGGCCAATCTGGTGTTCTGCTCCGAGGGCAGCCCGGCCGGTTTCGACCCGGCGCAATACACCACCAGCACCGATTGGGACGCCTCAGCCGAAACCGTGTTCAATGAGCTGGTGCAGTTCGAGCGTGGCGGCACCCAGGTCAAGCCGGGTCTGGCCGAGAGCTGGGACATCAGCCCGGACAACAAGACCTATACCTTCCACCTGCGCCCGGGCGTGAAGTTCCACACCACCGACTACTTCAAGCCCACCCGTGATTTCAACGCCGACGACGTGGTCTTCACCTTCAAGCGCATGCTGGACAAGAACCAGCCGTTCCGTAAGGCCTACCCCACCGAATTCCCCTACTTCACCGACATGGGCCTGGACAAGAACATCCAGTCGGTGGAAAAGGTCGACGATCACACCGTGCGCATCCACCTGAAGGATGTCGATGCCGCCTTCCTGCAGAACGTGGCCATGCCCTTCGCGGTGATCCTCTCCGCCGAATACGCCGACCAGTTGCTCAAACAGGGCAAGGCCGCCGAGATCAACCAGAAGCCCATCGGCACTGGCCCCTTCGTCTTCAGCCGCTACCAGAAGGATGCGGTGATCCGCTTCAAGGCCAATCCCGACTACTGGGACAAGGCCGACGGTCCCAAGGTGGACAACCTGATCTTCTCCATCAACACCGATCCTTCGGTACGCATCCAGAAGCTGAAGGCCGGCGAATGCCAGATCACCGCCTATCCGCGGCCTGCCGACCTGGAAGGCCTGAAGAAGGACCCCAGCCTGAAGATGCCCTCGCAGCCCGGTTTCAACGAGGGCTGGGTGGGCTTCAACGTCAAGCATGCGCCGCTGGACAAGGTCGAGGTGCGCCAGGCGCTGGACATGGCCATCAACAAGAAGGCCATCATCGATACCGTCTACCAGGGTGCCGGCCAGGAAGCGGTCAACGCCATGCCGCCGACCCAGTGGTCCTATGACACCTCGATCAAGGCCGTGCCTTACGATCCGGCCAAGGCCAAGGCGCTGCTGGAAAAGGCTGGCGTCAAGGAGGGCACCGAGATCACCCTCTGGGCCATGCCGGTGCAGCGCCCCTACAACCCCAATGCGCGGCTGATGGCCGAGATGATCCAGCAGGATTGGGCCAAGGTCGGCATCAAGGCCAAGATCGTCAGCTACGAATGGGGCGAGTACATCAAGCGTGCCCACAACGGCGAGCAGGATGCCCTGCTGATCGGCTGGAGCGGCGACAATGGTGATCCGGACAACTGGCTGGGCACCAACTTCGGCTGCGACGCGGTCGGCGGCAACAACTTCTCCATGTGGTGCTACAAGCCCTACGAGGATCTGATCCAGGCCGCCAAGCGCACCACCGACCAGGCCAAGCGTACCGAGCTCTACCAGCAGGCCCAGCAGATCATCATGCAGCAGCGGCCCCTGGCTCCGATCGCCCACTCGACCATCTATATGCCCATGCGCAAAGAGGTCGAGGGCTTCAAGATAAGTCCGTTCGGACTGAACCAGTTCTACGGCGTCAGCGTCAGCAAGTGA